GGGCTCGACCCGGCTTCGGCCGACCGTTTCCCGCACGAGTTCTCCGGCGGCCAGCGCCAGCGGATCGGCCTGGCCCGCGCCCTGGCACTCGAGCCCGAGGTCCTTATCGCCGACGAGCCGGTCTCCGCGCTGGACGTGTCGGTCCAGGCCCAGGTGCTCCGGCTGCTGGCGGACCTGCGCGAGCGGCTCGGCCTGTCCATGGTGTTCATCACTCACGACCTGCGGGTCGCCGCGCAGATCTGCGACCGGATCGCCGTGATGAAGGACGGGGCGGTCGTCGAGGAGGGGCCGGCCGGCGAGGTCTTCACGGAGCCCCGGCACGCCTACACGCGCGAGCTGCTGGCCTCGGTGCCCGGCCGCACCTGGACGCCGCCCGTCGCGTTCGGCACCGAGGCCCTGCCTCTCACAGCGTGAAGTAGGGCGTCCCCTGCAGCTCCGGCTCGACCCAGTCCTCGAGCCGGCGGCGCAACGCCGGCAGGTCCTGCGCGAACAGGCGCTGGGTCAGGGCGAGGGCGAGCCGCTCGGCGCCCAGGGCGATGCCCGGAATGTCGCCGGACACGGCACCGTGGCTGAGCGCCGCGCCGGTATTGAACAGGTGCACACGGTCCAGGCCGGGCCGGGCGCCCGGTGTCCGTTCCGTGAAGCCGAAGTCGGCGGCGAGATAAGGGTAGCGGCCGAGATGCGGCCGGGCGAGGTCGAGAGGCGGCGTGTAGCGATCGCTCCAGGTGGCGATCTCGGATGCCAGGTGAGCGATCTCGTTCTGACGCCCGAGATCCACGGCGATCCCCGTGCCCAGGATCAGGAAATCCGCCGTCCGAGGCTCGCTCTGTCCGGTGAAGCGCATCGCCACGCCGCCGCCGTCGGGCGCGGCCGATGTCATCGCCATGCCGAGATGGCTGGCGAAGCCCCCGTGGCGCAGCACGCGATGCACGGTCTCGTGCGGCGGCGGCGCCTGGCTGTCGCTGAGATAGGCCATGGTCGCCCAGCGCTCCGCGTCGGACAGGGCGCCGAAGCCAAGGAGGAAGCCGGGATAGGCGCTGCCGCGGCCCTTGTTGACCTGCGGCAGCTCGTGGCGGCGGACATACATGTCGACCGCGGCGGCGCCCGCTTCGAGCGCGCAGGCGGCGTTGTCCCAGGCCGAGGCGCCGGCACCCAGCACGGCGATCCTCTTGCCCGTCAGCTTCGCGAAGTCGATCGGCTCCATCGTGTGCGCGGCGCGACCGGGCCACAGATCGGGCGACACGACGTCCGGGATGAAGGGGCCGCCCGCGCCGGCGAAGCCTGTCGCCAGCACGACATGACGGGCATGGGCGGGACCGTCGCCGCCTTGGATGTCGATGCGGACGTGTCCGCCCTCCGGCGTGACCCGCTGGACCGCGACGCCGTTCTCGACCTCGAGCCCGGCCATCCGGCCGAGCCAGGTCAGGTAGTCCATCCACAGGCCGCGCGGGATCTTCGCAAGGTCCCGCCAGCCCGAGTCGCCGAAGCGGGCCTCGTGCCAGGCCCGGTAGGTGAGGGACGGGATGTTCGGCACCGGCCCTGTGAGATGCTTGGGCGAGCGCAGCGTCTCCATCCGGGCATAGGTGACCCAGGGCCCCTCGCGGCCGGGCGGGGCGCGGTCCAGGACGCGCAACCGGTGCACGCCCTTGAAGCGCAGCGCCATGCCGAGCGCGATCCCGGCCATGCCGGCGCCGACGACGAGGACGTCCGCCATCGGCCGGCCGTCGGGCCCTGTATGCGGGACCGGCCAGTTCGCCGGCGGCAGGTTCAGGCGGTCGAGGTCGCGCGCGACCTCGCGCTCGAGCCGTGTAAGGTCATCGTCGATCGGCGGGTCTTCGAGGGTCGGGGTCGGCATCGCGGTTCCGGGACAGGGCGGCCAAGGCTGCCTCTTCATAGCGAGACGTGCACGATCCGTGCAGCCCGCCCGGCATGGCTGGCGCTCGGGAACGCAAGCGGCCTGTCGGGCGTTGCCACGTCAGCGCCGTCTTTGTACGGACGCTTGGCGTGCATTGGAGCGGCACGATGGCTTCACGCCCGTACTGGAAAGGTCATATCCGCCTGTCGCTGGTCAGCTTCCCGGTCGAGCTGCACACCGCGACCAATACGGGCGGGCGCATCCACTTCCACCAGATCCATCGCGACACCGGCAAGCGGATCAAGCTGCAAAAGACCGTGCCCGAGGTCGGCGTCGTCGAGAACGACGACATCGTCAAGGGCTACGAGGTCGAGAAGGGCAGCTACATCACGCTGGAGCAGGACGAGATCGACGAGCTCAAGGTCGAGACCAAGCACACGATCGACCTCAACCGCTTCGTCGACGTCCACGCGATCGATCCGCTCTACTACGACAAGCCCTATTACGTCCTCCCGGAGGAGGGCGTGGCGCAAGAGGCCTTCCTGGTCGTCCGTCAAGCCTTGCGCGAGGCGAAGAAGATTGCGCTCGGCCAGGTCGTGCTCAGCGGGCGCGAGCATCTCGTCGCGATCCAGCCCTGCGGCAAGGGCATGCTGCTCGAGACGCTGCGGACCAAGGACGAGCTGAAGAAAGGCTCGGCGCTGTTCGCCGACATCGAGGAGGGCACGATCGACGACGACCAGCTCGGCCTCGCGCGCGAGCTGATCGACCGGAAAGCGGGCAGGTTCGATCCCGGCAACTTCGTCGATCACTACGAGGCCATGCTACGCGAGCTGATCGAGGCCAAGGCCGAGCATCGCGAGGTGCGGACCGAGGAGGCCGAGGAGCAGGGCGCCGAGGTCATCGACCTCATGGACGCGCTCAAGCGCAGCGTCGGAGGCGGCGACGACGACGCAGCGCCGCGCAAGAAGACGTCCGGCACGAAAAGCCGGGCCAAGGCCAAATCATCCGCGAGCAAGCGCAAACCGGCGGCGAAGAGCGATGGCAAGAGCAAGGCGGCAGGCACAAAGCGCAAGTCGGCCTGAGGACGGCGGCGCGCTCGGGCGCTACCGGGGCAAGCGCGATTTCGCCAGGACGAAGGAGCCGGCGGGCGCGGAGCCCGCTTCGGGCGGGCGTCATGCCTATCTCATCCAGAAGCACGACGCGCGGCGGCTGCACTACGATCTGCGCCTGGAGCTGGGCGGCGTGCTCAAGAGCTGGGCGGTGACCAAGGGGCCGTCGTTCGATCCGGCCGACAAGCGCCTGGCCATCCATGTCGAGGACCACCCGCTCGAATACGGCACGTTCGAGGGAACCATACCCAAGGGCCAGTATGGCGGCGGCACCGTCATGCTCTGGG
Above is a genomic segment from Geminicoccaceae bacterium SCSIO 64248 containing:
- a CDS encoding Ku protein, whose protein sequence is MASRPYWKGHIRLSLVSFPVELHTATNTGGRIHFHQIHRDTGKRIKLQKTVPEVGVVENDDIVKGYEVEKGSYITLEQDEIDELKVETKHTIDLNRFVDVHAIDPLYYDKPYYVLPEEGVAQEAFLVVRQALREAKKIALGQVVLSGREHLVAIQPCGKGMLLETLRTKDELKKGSALFADIEEGTIDDDQLGLARELIDRKAGRFDPGNFVDHYEAMLRELIEAKAEHREVRTEEAEEQGAEVIDLMDALKRSVGGGDDDAAPRKKTSGTKSRAKAKSSASKRKPAAKSDGKSKAAGTKRKSA
- a CDS encoding NAD(P)/FAD-dependent oxidoreductase, which translates into the protein MPTPTLEDPPIDDDLTRLEREVARDLDRLNLPPANWPVPHTGPDGRPMADVLVVGAGMAGIALGMALRFKGVHRLRVLDRAPPGREGPWVTYARMETLRSPKHLTGPVPNIPSLTYRAWHEARFGDSGWRDLAKIPRGLWMDYLTWLGRMAGLEVENGVAVQRVTPEGGHVRIDIQGGDGPAHARHVVLATGFAGAGGPFIPDVVSPDLWPGRAAHTMEPIDFAKLTGKRIAVLGAGASAWDNAACALEAGAAAVDMYVRRHELPQVNKGRGSAYPGFLLGFGALSDAERWATMAYLSDSQAPPPHETVHRVLRHGGFASHLGMAMTSAAPDGGGVAMRFTGQSEPRTADFLILGTGIAVDLGRQNEIAHLASEIATWSDRYTPPLDLARPHLGRYPYLAADFGFTERTPGARPGLDRVHLFNTGAALSHGAVSGDIPGIALGAERLALALTQRLFAQDLPALRRRLEDWVEPELQGTPYFTL